The sequence aaccccacccaaatcaagggttttacttgggtatggtgaaggtttaaggaacctagcctttgctcacctctaaatgtagatctagtgttggagatcactctttcggcgtcggaatgggaagatcaagcctcgacgccgctgaaatccatctcttcttcctcttccttctcttctcctctactttcccttcttttctctctcctctttactcttctcaccaacgtacgagtgtcataaatgtgaaaagaaaaagaaacataaatgctatatatacttcttaaaataactaagtattcacatgggtgggtcactcaggtgggtggatgcgcccacctgtccgcccacctgagggccaaaacttgggattttgacagaattcggccctcggcacaaatctcactcttggcatatgatgtaatatacgtatgcaccttaatatatggctacatacctgctttatcagtacatggccttatgataggtgcatgtacacggcttgggtacacccgtctcttttggcactggctcggacttgtcgggccagccggtgtttaaggtcacccttgccatcatagtccataaggaacccgccttaactctctccggttcaggtcctgcatggttaaactgggtcaaccgggtaatcagaccgggtttaagaagtagggtattacacttgGGGTATTCACCGCGGTCATCTTCTCTCCAGAAGAGGAGGCAAAGCCTTCCCCCTCGGATTCTGCCTGGCCAGCCTTAGGGGCTTCGACACCCGAGGGGCTCGCACCAGGAGTACCTGTTGCTGCGGTACTGGGGGCTGAGCTGAGGTAGTCGAGCCAGCCCCAGTCCTGCTCGGGATGATCTCTGGTGAGACTACCTCCACAGACTCAGAGCCCGAGCTACCATCAGAGCTGGAGCTGTCATCAGAGCCTTGACTGTTGGAAGTATCGCCACTAGAGGACGAAGGATAGGGGATGGGGCACTCAGGGTGATTTTCCCTAGGCCTCACGGTAGTCAAGGGGGTCTGGTTGGGCGAGTCTGGGTCACACACGGATGCATGTTGGGATCTCTGGGGCTAGTGCTAGGGTATGCTAAAGGCTGAGCAGTGGACCGACGAGTCACAACCATAATCATACTTACTTGTTGCAGGATGAACTTGGAAGGACGAGCGAGAAGGAGTGTTAGTCACGACACCGTGCTGCTCTGAAACCCTTTGATAGTCTGCGCTGAGTATGGGAGcgagctgagctgactttaCCACAGGATTGAACGACAAGACTTCTAGGAAAGTTGtacactatttataggagaaggcAGTGGGAGCGGTCTCTTCGCCTACCTGAGGTGAGGTTACGGCTCTGAGGCACGTGGCGTAATGAGTGCATTTTGCGCTGAGTGACGGCGCACTTTCAAAAATGTCAGCAGAATTTAATGCTCTACCTGTCTGAgccgaactgctagagcggggggctagtgatgagggtatttcttcccaaccacggcacAGGCAAGGACCGGTCCTGACCATTGCTACacattaggccgtgctgccaccttggccctccttccgccgtgctgccacctcggccctcaatcGGTCGTGCTggcacctcggccctccatcggccgtgctgccacctcagccttccatcaaactgtgctaccacctcggccctccatcagccgtgttgccacctcagccctccatcggtcgtgctatcacctcgaccctccattaggccgtgctgccacctcggcccgatgtcaacaacaaggtttccagaGACGTGCTTTCGTCCACacctacattcaaggaatgtaATCCCTATTCAGAAGGATAGGActttatccactacacgtcatcagaggtgtccaccccctctcacgacttgcacctccgagatcaatggggaatattcccttggaATACCCTAAGAcctggaatattcccagaatcacagagccactccccccAAGGACTCCACGCCCAAACAGGACTCTTTACAGTcgtctcccactctccctccatcagcagcctataaacaccaaggtaagcctccatcaggGTGGATGGATCACTCACTCctttttattggaaaagctctcttgagcatctgttgtggaaagatctgacttaggcgtcagagagtcccccgtcgggtcagcccgactgtcccctgtcatctcttctgtgtaggtcgaccaaagcaccaggaactgcagagaaggtcatccggtcaatttttaccgcatcaggaAGATATGAACTTCAGATGATTTGGCTTGACCAAAGAAAATGAGATCGTATGCAAATGCGAGATGGGAGATAGGAATAGCACCTCTAGAGATCCGGACACCGTGAAGGAGCTTATGGTCAAGGGCCGTGGAAAGATGAGAAGTAAGCAGCTCAGAGCATAAGATAAAGAGATATGAGGATAGAGGATCACCCTACTTGAGGCCCCTTAAAGATTGAAAATAATTCAGAGGGTAACCATTGAGTAAGACAGCAAATTGAGCTGTTTCAACGCATGAGAAGAGTCACCCAATGAGCTCTAAAGCCATACGAAGTCAAGGCTTTTTAAAAAAGACCACTCCAAACGGTCGTAGGCCTTGCTCATGTCTAATTTGATGGATAGAAAACCAGTGCGAACCTGCCTCCATTTCTTATAATGGTGAAGGATTTCATGAGCAATAAGGATATTGCCCTGTATGTGGCGGCCTTTGACAAAGCTGCGCGTTTTGGGTGAGAGATATAATACGGTCAAGGATATGACGCATTCTATTCACCATGATACGAGAGACAATCTTATGAGCAAAATTACATAAACTGATCAGCTGATACTCAGACTTAGATGAAAGACAGTCCACCTTAGGAATCAGACAAATAAATATCTGGTTCAAAGATTTGGAGAAGTGCCCATTGAGAAAGAAGGACTGAACAATTGAAATAATAGTAGGGTTGATAGGATCCCATGCCTTATGATAAAAGATCCCTGAGAATCCATCTGGACTTGGAGAACGAAACTGGGCATGATGAATACAATAGATGTAATTTCTTCCACCGACACTGGTCTAAGTTAGATTTCATTATCTGCTGCAGTGACTCTACatcgaacaagaagaagataatCTTCCTCGAGACAAGGACAAGAAGTAGTGTAGAGATTTCTGAAATGGTTAGTAACAACCTGGGAAATGTCCAGTCTAGCAGAGTAATCAACCCCATCGTGAGAAATAGAGGAAATTGTGCTATGGACTCTCTTCTTCATAGTAGATAAGTGAAAAAAATGGGTATTAACATCTCCCTCCTTGACCCATTTTTGTCATTCCTTTTGTTCCCAAAGTTTCTCAGTCTGAGTAATAATATGACAAATCAGAGCAGAGATCTCCCTTTCTTGTAAAAGCCAATCTTCACCAAAGATCGCTATAAGGCAGCGAAAACTGTAACAACAAACAGAaaaccacctctctctctctctctctctcctatattGCATATTTTTATGGTTTGTTTGGAGCTTTCATTTCTTCCCCGTCGTCTTATTCcttactttttcctttttcattgcTTATTTCCTGATACCAGTTGTACTCAAAGGCTCATCTTGGCTGGGtcttatttttctctatttccatcttctttatttccttGCCTTAATACATGAGTCTTTAAAGATTTCACAACACCAaattggattatgtcttaataCATAGAGTGAGTCAAAAGTTTCATTGGTTTCATTCAACAAGAGACTCCATCAAGTgtaaatatttaatttcttgTGTTTAGGAATTGCCCTTAAAATTTGTAAACTTGTAATTCCTGATATACATTTAAGGTGATTTTTGACTTAAAACACATTATATTGCAATTGAAATGAGTTGTCAAAAATCTTaaatcaaaattcaacctaATCAACATCTGGCTCATCCGTTGTCAATTAACTAAATTCTCCCCAAGAGCTCTAGGGGTAATTGACAGCTTGAACTAGCTTGCCATTACCAAATGGCTGATAACCTCTCGACAACACTTTGAGCTACAAGCTCGTGAATTGGCTACTGAACAACTTATGATTGATCATCGACCAATGTACTGGTTCATCGGAGAGTGGATGGTTCACTGTTCAATGACTAGAACAATAACAATCACTAACAACAAGCTTgtcaaatgggaaaaaaaaattctttgttgGAGATGATTATGAACTTGATGTTTGGGCTATATTTGAGCATTATACATCGATCAATAAAAAGCCATTTCAACTACCACTATACCCTTAATTGGATGCCATTTATTATGTCTTGAGTATCTCTTAATTGAAAACCATCAAGTGATTTCTATCTTGCATATTTCCTACTTTGAGGTTTTTCATTTGTGGTTTAGCTTTACATTGAGCCGcttatttcttttcatctcAACTTTGTGAAGTTGTAAAGGATTATTAATGATGAGCCTAAAAAAACCACTTGGTTAGCCGCAAAAACAATTGTGTTAATTGTTTGATCACAACTAGTAGAAAGTCCAAGATACTGCCTCTCTCTCCATAGTAGATGTAGGTATTGACCAAACCATTGTATCACTCATTGTCTCCTCCCACTTTACAATTCATTTTTATACACTCTCTTTGTTTacaactttttctttttggggttaTCTATTTGTTAGTAAAGTGAGAATTTTTATTTGTCCATCACATAAATCATCCCCAATTCACCCCCTCTTGAATTGCCTCAATCCAACACCCCATTTATTTGACTCATGCATTAAAATATACAAGCCTAAGAATGTGGTTGTCTACCATCATTCTTATACTCTTGGGGACAACCCTAGATGTGGTGCTCCAGAGTCTCTAGGTGGGAGGTGGGGGGTAGCCAAAATAGCAAAGACTGATGTAGTATCAACTTAACCCTCAAAAGCAACCCAAACACCAAAGAAACCCCAATACAAAGCACCAAAATGCAGCTATAGGAGAAGAAATCCCGCCTAAAACGCCATACAAAAATacaaacaagagaaaaaagaaaagaaaagaaaacacacAAATGTTAATGTGACTCAAGGATCAACTCTTAGTTGGTAAAGACCAACTCCTCATATAAAGAGTTGAGTTCAACTTTCCTAGGGGGCCTACcaaaaagaaatcaatgaaaAGAAAACTTATAAAATAATCACTGGCATCAGTAAACATTTCAATCGCTCCAAACATGGAGAGAGGAAATCACAACATTGAAACTTCAAGAAAATCGAAACCGTTACAGAAAGCCGAGGATTGGGAATACACAAAAAGACTTGACAAAACACTTATTGAATCAGGTGAGGCCTCAAATGGTACCATGTGGCCTCACACACTTCTTCTCTCATTAAAACTAAGGAACATACTTTGATATCCTTATAGATTAGAGTAAATAAAGTAAATGTTTGAAGAGAATCCCAAAAATAGAATTAATGACCCCCTTCTCAGTGAAATGAAGAGAAATATAATTTGGGGAAACAAATGCAGTTTGCGACCTATATAATACATGATTTGGTAGGTGGGCCTTAAAATTTAATGGTAGGAAAATTTGATCTCTTTTgttcttctcccccctcccccctccccccctaaAAACACACTCCCCTTGAACAATTTTCGGTCATTGAAAATACTAacatatatgattgaattagGACCTAAAAATTGATATATGACCAATACATTGATTATGGATTTACAAGATCAGCTCAAGAGGCCAAAACAAGAGTTATCAAGCAAGGGGATCGATCAAGCTTTACCAATAGGAGCAAAAAATATAGAAGTATGATCTAATGTTGCATAGGTGATTAAGTGGCTCAACTCCTTGGACTCCAGTTATAgactcagatcctctccaaccagGGTAGAGGTCAATGCGTATATGGGTACTAGGAAGACCCGGGCACACACCCCAACATAGGAACACACATCCCAAAGTCCTCTCAACCATTGATGCAGAGTGGGCTCTCAACGCTGGAGAGGTTTGAATCCCCACGTTATGGCCATGggaattattttctctctctctctctctaacaggAATCATTAGTCATTACATTAGCTAAGTTGTGTAAGTGTGTAATTTTCCAAGAGCAATACAGAGTTAGAGTAAACCATTGGGCTAAGGCCATTGCTTGTCCGGAAAGGCAAGAATAGACAAGCTAACTTCTACCTTGAACTATGCTTGGATTATGTAGCCTTTCAACATACTTAATCCAATTGGCATGCCACTACTCTCCTTAAGATTCCCATATGGTGTATGAGACCCCACTTACCTTTTCCatgaaattttaattaaaaaattgaagtgaatagaaaatttatttaaaaaaaattaaacaatggAATGCCGAATTCGAATTTGAAAGTACAATTTTGAAGATTTTCCATTAGTTTTGTCAATTCCATTTATTCACTTTTCAACCAACCCTAACCAACACAAGAATTCGCAATCCATCGTGCATTTTGGTTCTGTAACTTGGATTGAATCGATGAATATTGGTCGAATTGAATTAGTATTGATTTCGACGGATTTGATCTTGATACATGATACAATCTAagaatgaaaatataataaaaattgacTTTTATTAAACATAGGGATAAGTTTGTTCGATATAATTCGATCTAAGTCGATCTAGACTGGATTGATATCGGCGTTAAACGAtcctgagttttaaaaccttgttcTGGACTCAGGTGATTAAGGTTTTAGAACTGGGTATCCAAAATGGGATCGTTTTCAATCAGACAGAAATACCCTTGATTTCAATTGTAACTATTAGGAGTGTTAATCGATTAGGTagggccggtctcgatcggacCTAGCGGGGCTTAGAGGGCCTATATCCTCAAACCATGACcgacctatttaaggaatgagtcgatCTCGGTCAGTGTCTTGTCGGGTTCGATTGGGTTCCGAGCTTTAATCGGACTTCTCCTAATCGGACTATAATCGAGCTTTTATACtgggtaatgtaccaataaagccttaaacgatctttatttttcttagatttaagatgctttaatttattttattaaattacagtcgataattgataaaaatatcaatatatactctaggtctttatttttcttagatttttaagatactttaatttattttattaaattatcagcaattttgaaaagatattacacttaattacaatcaataattaataaatatatcAATGTATATCCTATTCtacctcaaaaaataaaatacctatataaacggTCAGACTAAATGTGTTGGTTCAAGTTGGGCTTgtaaacggtccgggctggtCGAGAGgcccatcgggcttaccccttgtaccgagtactacctatttataaactgGCCGGACTTAGACctaacacatttattaatcgggtCAGTCTAAGTCAGACAATAAATGTGTCAAGCTCAATTGGGCCAACCGGTCCGGATTTGGAATGACACCTCTAGGTAGTATCAATCAACGGAATCAGTATGGCTAAGAGTCGGGATCGGTGAAGATCGAAACTGATCCGATCCGATTCTTCAAATCATGCAGAGGATAGAAATGTGCAAACGAAGTCATGAATCATGATAAGGGATGACATGGGCACATTTGtaaaattaatttcatttcGACAGCACAGTtccacccagaaaaaaaaaaaaaaaaaaaagaaaaagacagcaCCGTCGGTAGGAGCAATTGAAGAAATTtcttagaagagagagagagagagagagaaagagagcgaaggagagagaaggtgtggaAGCGCAGAAACTTACTGGTTGATCTGTTCCATCGCAGCCACCTCGTCTTCCTCCCTGCAAcgattcaaaattcaaaccctaaattaaaatTCAATCTCACTGAGTAATCGAGTCTCTCAGCCATGTCTCTGAACATGAAAACCCTAACACAAGCTTTGGCGAAGACCGCAGCTGTGATCGAGAAGACGGTTCAGACGACTGTGCAAGAGGTCACCGGTCCAAAGGCCCTTCAAGACTATGATCTCCTGGAACAAATCGGATCCGGAGGTCCTGGCCTCGTATGGAAGCTCTACTCTGCAAAATCCCGTGGATCTACTCCTGCGCAGTACCCGATAGTCTGTGTTTGGCTTCTTGACAAGCGTGCACTCTCCGAGGCTAGGGTACGTGCAGGTCTCTCGAAGGCAGCTGAAGACTCTTTCTTTGATATAATTCGTGCCGATGCTGCTCGTTTGGTTCGGCTTCGGCACCCCGGAGTTGTTCATGTGGTTCAGGCTTTGGATGAGACCAAGAACGCAATGGCGATGGTCACAGAACCGCTCTTTGCTTCGGTTGCTAATACTCTTGGTGCTGTTGATAATATTGCCAAGGTGCCCAAAGAGCTTAAAGGCATGGTAGGTAGTGGAAATTTGTTAAAGTTGCAAGACTTTTGTTCTCAAATCATTTTATGTTGCGTTGAATCTGAAAAATCATTCATTTGCCATGTTCTGCTGATATATTTATGCAAGATTGGTAATTCGCGTTGGTTTTTTCTATTGAGAAGAGATCCATTACGCTTTCTATCTTAATTCTTCTCTGCCCCTCATTCCTCCGGTCGGGATGTTGGGCTTCCCCCTAGCTTGCGCATGAAATTTCCTTCctatacgttttttttttttgggtgaggaCTTCGGATGCAATTTAAGGGACCAAAGAGGGTCACGTTTGACCAGCGATGGATTCATAGTGAGGATGTTGAGTAAGGTTTACTCAAGTGCATGTTACCTCTCTGTGGGCTGGGGTAGTTGCACTAGAGTGTCTGATTTCCTTTTCAATTTGGCCGTTTTTTGCTGGTACTGGGGTCGAAGCTATTTCAAATAATCTTCCTCCTCATTACCCGCTTCACTTTAAACATTATTATCCTCCAGAACTATAAAAATGTTCCCACTTGCATGGTACGAAGGACTAGGGGGTTTTATTGGGTGATGTGAGTGCGCAAAATTGAGGTGGTTACTTCAAAGATGAGTTGAAATGTTTCCTTTGAAGGATATATAAACGTTTATTTAATATAATCCACGACCTTAATGAGTACTTATTAAGATGTTCAGAAGGATGCAGTGACTTATACATCCATAAAAGTCCCAAGGGCTTTTGTAACATCTAATTGTAGGGACATTTTGAGGAAATAAGAATTTGTGGATTTGCTTCACCTTTTTCCTATGTAGAGTGATTCAATAAGAGAGGATATGAAGAATGAGTAGATCAGCCCTCCAAGGAGGGAAATTCTGAACTGGGTTCCACCCCAAGACACaggataaaaaagaagaaggtgaaATTATGTTTTGCAAAGGAATACTACTCCAAAGAAATCTGAGCATGTATAAAACCCATTTTTATATACTCTCTACCTCGCATTACAACTCTTGGATTCCTAGTTCGCTGTTCAACTAGGTTTCACAATAGTAGGTATGCGTAATGAGATGAGAATACTGTTAGTGTGGATGATGGATCTCATAGTCCACAGGTCATCTTAATGCCTAATCAGCGTAGATTACCCAAAGAGCAATTGCAATCTAAAAGCCAACTTCCTAAAACATAACACTGAAACCTTGTGTTGTAGAGTTGAATAGCTTCAATAAACTCCACTGGATCTCCTTTAGCTACCTTGTATAAAGTTCATTGTTAGCATAGAGATTGGCATGGTCCATTGGACCCAAAGGTGCTAGAGTGGTCGGATAAAAAAGGTACCTCCCGCGGGGCCTAGATTATGATTATGAATAGGAACAAACATGAACACATTGGCTAATAGGAGGAAGAATCTGTGCATAGTCTGCTCATGAGGTCTTCAATCGAGGTGCTGGCCTTTGTTTGCATTTGTTGAAAAATTTTCATTGGGGTTCCTTAAGGGAGTGAGGGAAGTGATGaatttcatttccttcttaTTCCCATTTGTATAAGATATTGGATTCAATCAATAAGTTGCATCAAGATGGGATCAAACCTAAGTGGCACATAGGAAACACAATAATACATCCATGGACTGTGAGGTTATATCCACTTTAAATGAAGCCCCAATTTGCCTGCATTAGATGAGATGTTCAATCTGGAAGAAGACCCCAGCATTTTTGGAATAGTTTACAAGCTCCAATCTGTCTAAGACTGACACCAACTGGTGAATATGTAGCATCCCCTTCCAGTGTGAGCTCTTAATAAACTAGATGCTGTGAGAGCCTCTAATAGAATCAACTGAACCTCCTGTAGGTAAGATGTGTGCAAAAAAGGTGTTTGCCAGCAAATGAGAGAGTTCTTTTTGGGTGAGGGAGAAAGTtgtaatattttgaattttgactagCTTATGCTGTTCTGCCTTATTAATTGACTGTTTTGAGTGAAAACTGTATAGTATACACAAGGGTGTGTCTCATATGCACATATATATCGAGGTACATAATTGATTACCAGAACCCCAAAGGAATGTATGGTTATCCTCATATATGCAAGGGTGTGTCTCATATGCACATAATCTTTGCACCTTTATGGAAGCATTCTGCTTTTCTCATAAAGAAGTTCTTTCCTTCACTTTCGAGACATCTACCATATTGCAGAATGCAGAAGGCACTTCCTCCAGTTATCTTGAATCCGAAGTTTATGTAGAATCAGAATTTGTGGTTATACTATCAGCCAAAATAGTTATTTCGTAGATATAATTGGAAAGTGTATGGATTGGTTCCATCCAGGAATTATGTTAACTTTTGCCATCTGACTTTCTATTTACGTCATATACACATTGTTCCTGTGAAAGTGCAATCTTGCATTTGAATCCTCTTGTAATGAATCCCTCTTGGTACTGGAAAGTTCAGATTGCTCTTTTATATAAAGGCCCCCTGTATGAAGCAGCTGGAAATCCTTGCTTTTAGGCCAAAAGCATGGTAGTGCGCTGGTTGGAATGATCTTTCATTTTAGGAACAATCAACTCAAAAGTTGAAGTCTTAGGAACCACTCCCTGAATTTCTTTGTAGATGGATTCTGTAACTTTATACTCTAAGCTGCttcaaagaattttttatttctgatAGGGGCTAGCCAGTTCAATAATtcgggttttttgttttttttggctTATGAAGTATGAATCCAATTAGGATAAGTATTCCGGCAATGCATTCCCACATTTAAGATCTTTTTGCCTAGTTGTGCTGTTCATGAGTTTCTTTTGCATCTTTTGCACGAGGAGTcgatgtcaatttttttttttcctaccaaTAACTGATGCAATTGTGTTGCAACAATCTTATTCTTCtgaaaaattaaaatggaaGCCTTAAAATGGGCATTAGTGTTGCATAGAAGTGTTTCAGCCTCCAATTTATGCATGGTTTTAGTTTGTATCTTTCTGAAAAAATGTTTTAGTTTATTTGCAGGAAATGGGATTGTTGGAGGTGAAACATGGTTTGCTCCAGGTTGCTGAATCCCTGGATTTTCTCCATAACAATGCACGTCTCATTCATCGGGCTATATCACCTGAGGTTACACCTTcctcatcttttattttattatatatatatatatatataatatagttttttctaaatgaataaaaaaaatgtattgaagaaagaaaaggagaatcaCGTACATATAGTATGACGACATcatcaaaaacaacaaaataacgTAAATTTCTGCCTAGACACCCCAGCCTTAGCAAATTCTTCAGCTGAGCCATTATCAGGCCTCATTCTCGACAAGAAAGAGATGTCCCCTTTCACCTTGGACTGAGGCTCTATCTTTCCTACTGAGGTGGAAGTATATCCATTGAAGATAACCTCCTAACGATCAAAGCTTCGTCCCCTTATATTGAGGTCATCCTATCCTTGTGTTGGAAAGATATCCAAGCCTTTAATGACTGGCTTCAACTCTGCATTCTGTTTGAGTAGAGTCACATATATCAATGGACCAGAAAAAAACGAATCTAATATTTCTGTGATGGTCAAGGAAAAAGGTTTCTGCCATTGCCTTTAAACACCCATCTAATACCTGCAGGCCCATGATTACGGAACAAAGCCATCAAAATTCAACTTGTTAACAATAAACTGGACCCAGACTGCCCTATCAAAGTCTCCTATGATGAAGAGATGATGAGTGATATGATATTATGGTTTACACATCAAACAAGATTGAAGGATATGAAGCTTCTCCTAACTCTCCTTTGCAACCTATCACATATTTGAGTTCCCAAGCCAGGGCCTATTTTGTAGGCAAGGAGGGGGCTGAAGTTTTCCACAGTCACCTTGTAAGGGAATTATAGTAGTCCATCTGTGTTCTGTCTAGGAATAgtaggcaaaaaagaaaaaaaaaagtgatcgGGAAGGTGTTGTAGTGAATGCTTTCCATGGCCAGAAACGGGAGCGGTTTTAGTCCCACATAGGTAGTGTACGGAAGTTTTTCTTATGACCTTGGGAAGGCCTCTGCACCACCATGAAGCTTGGATTGGATGCTGTCAGAAGGGAAGTTATCTCTGCAATTTAAAGACCACGCCTTCTTGTCTTGTTCACTAGAGGAAATAAATGCTTCGCAAAGATCTCCTAAAATTCTGAATTCCTTCCCTCTTTCCTAAATCCCAGATCCTATGTTAAACCACTTAGAGTTGATTAGTCTGAATGTCTTGCACTCAAACATCACCACTGAGTTTATCCTGTGTTGTGTCATGTGTATGATGTGTGTTATTAATTTAATCTGCTTTTGCAGACTGTGTTTATTACGTCTAGTGGAGCTTGGAAACTTGGTGGATTTGCCTTCGCTATCTCTACAGATCAGACATCAAGTGACCTGACTAATTTGCAGCCTTTCCATTATGCGGTGAGGTTTTTTCCTCCCCCTCTCTGTTTAGCTTGCATAAAAAGAAGCTGTTTTCCATTTGATTTCACCCATGTCTTCCTttccttgttttcttatttgataTAAAATTGATGCTGTAACAACTTGCCATAGCTACAGTCATTGAATTGGGAATTCCACCTTCTTGATTATTGAGGTGAATTAACTACCACCTCTTGATCTTAGGGTTGCATCTTTTGTGTTCCTCTGCTGTATCCTTATCttccgatttttattttataaagatGGCATGTTGAAAGACTACCGCTTCGTGAATTTATGTTGCAAATCATGAGCCCCCTTAACACCCCCTCCTGGAAGAAAGTGATCAACTCCATGACAAGCACCTTTCCAATTTCTTTAATGGCTCTATTACAATAGTTTTTTCTATGTGTTCGGTATTAACAACTTGCAGTTCTTTGATATGCGTCTTCTTTACAAGTGTTCCCGCAGTTCTGGTCATGACATCTCAAGTGATCTATTAGACTATGTGATGATTGATTTAATATCCAAGGTGAAGGTATGGAAGAGAGCTTTTATGGTTCTATGGAACTTTGAGTTTCTGGCTCTCTTTCATATGTTTTGTGGTGGTTGATTTGTATCTAAGAGGAAGATGTGAGTGTTTGGGCAAGAACTTTTacgatttgattcaatttcaaGTTCTGGTTCTCTTTTGCATGCTGCTTAAGTTACAGGCTCGAAGATCCAATTTCATCTGGAGTGGCCCTACATTTCTTAGTTTGGGAAGAGACTAGCAGAAAAAAGTGTGATGCAGATCAATTTTAATTCCTAGAGAAATTTATGGATAATTTTCTAAACAAGATGATGCAGCAGCAAACAACCA is a genomic window of Macadamia integrifolia cultivar HAES 741 chromosome 13, SCU_Mint_v3, whole genome shotgun sequence containing:
- the LOC122059388 gene encoding SCY1-like protein 2, with the protein product MSLNMKTLTQALAKTAAVIEKTVQTTVQEVTGPKALQDYDLLEQIGSGGPGLVWKLYSAKSRGSTPAQYPIVCVWLLDKRALSEARVRAGLSKAAEDSFFDIIRADAARLVRLRHPGVVHVVQALDETKNAMAMVTEPLFASVANTLGAVDNIAKVPKELKGMEMGLLEVKHGLLQVAESLDFLHNNARLIHRAISPETVFITSSGAWKLGGFAFAISTDQTSSDLTNLQPFHYAVRFFPPPLCLACIKRSCFPFDFTHVFLSLFSYLI